In the Afipia sp. GAS231 genome, AACCGGCCCCCACAACAATATAGTCATAGTCGCCGTCCAGTTCAGTTCTGGGAACCACCGTTTTCTCCAACTGTTGGGGTTTGTTTGCGTAGCGAGCACTTCCACGCGTCGAGGATCACGTCGCAGCAGTCGTCCAGAACACTGAACGGTTCAGCGATGGCGGAAGACCGGCGCCCGTTTGTTGACGAAGGCGTTCATACCCTCCTTCTGCCCTTCGGTTGCGAACGCAGCCTGGAACAGAAGACGCTCATGGCGCAAACCCTCTGAAAGCGGTCCCTCGAATGCGCGATTGACCGCTTCCTTCGCCATCCTCACGGCTGGTGCGTTGTAGCCGGCGATCGTATGCGCAGCTTCCAACGCAATCTGCAAAAGGTCGGTACTCGGTACGACGCGCGCAACGAGACCGACGGCCTTCGCCTCCACAGCACCGATGGTACGACCGGTAAGGATGAGATCCATGGCAAGCGATTTTCCGATTGCACGCGTCAGCCGTTGTGAACCTCCAATACCGGGTAGAATGCCCAGCTTGACCTCGGGTTGGCCGAATTGCGCGTCTTCCGATGCAATAATGAAGTCACAGAGCATCGCGAGCTCGCAACCACCGCCAAGAGCAAACCCGCCGACTGCCGCTATGATAGGTTTGTAGATCGATTTGACCTCGTCCCACGGGCCAAGAAAATCGTTCATGTAGAAGTCAGTGAAGGGCTTCTCGGCCATTTCCGCAACATCTGCGCCGGCGGCGAAGGCGCGCGCACTGCCCGTGATCACGATCGCCCCGACCTGATCGTCTGCGTCGAATGTCTTCAACGCCGCGAGCGTCTCGATCGCCAGTTGGCCGTTCAAGGCGTTCAAGCTCTTTGGCCGATTCAAGGTGATGAGGCCGACACGGTCGCGGCGCTCGACGATGATCGTCCGCAGCGAGGTATTCGCGGGAGCGGCCTCCGGCTGTTCTGAAGGGGACGGGCTGTCTTTGCGGATTGTTGCAACGGTATTGCTCATAGCCTGTTTCCTTCGTTTCGGAGATACCCGTATCATTCAGCCGCTCGCGGCAGTGAGCCGGAGGCATCGATTTCGGTGAGCAGGACATCATCCGGCGCCGCGTTGGAGTAGGCGCCATGAGCAGCCATCAGCTCGTTCAGAATTGCTTCGCGGTGTTGATTGAGCGCCGGCGAAACGGCAGGCGTTTCAACATCGTTCTCGGCATACCCGGAAAGGCGGATAGGATTGCCTGCAGTACGGATATGACGCGGCCCCTCACCTTTCACTTTCACGATCATGTTGCGGGCCTTGAGTTGCGGATGGTCGAATAGTTTGTCGATTGTATTGATCGGAGAGCAAGGAACGCCGGCCTCGTTCAGCTTGGCAATCCAGCACTCGACAGGCTCTCGCTTCGTAATTGCCTCAATAGCCGTGACCATTGCGGGGCGATTGCTGCAACGCAGGTCATTGCTCATGAAACGTGGATCGAGCGCCAACTCAGGCGATCCGAGCGCATCCGCCATCAACATGAAAAGCGTATCGTTGCCGGCGGCTATGATGACGCGCCCGTCCATCGCGGCGAAGCTTTCGAATGGAGCCAATGAAGGGTGACTGTCGCCCGTGCGACCCGGTATCTTGCCCTCCACGTCATAACGCGCGAGCGCCGTCTCCATCAGCGCCGCCTGGCAGTCAAGCATGCCAATATCGACGCGCGTTCCCTGTGCGTTTTGCACTCGCTTGTAGAGGGCGGAGACGATGCCAATGGTGGCGAAAAGCGCAGCTCCGAGATCGCCAAAACTGGTCCCGACGCGGGAAGGCGGACCATCCGGCCATCCTGTCAAGCTCATCACGCCCCCCATGGCTTGCACGACCATGTCGTAGCCCGGCAGGTCACTGAATGGTCCGGTATGGCCAAATCCCGAAATCGACGCGTAGACAATATGCGGATGCGTTTTGGCCAGCCGTTCCGCGCCGTAACCAAGACGGTCCATAACGCCGGGACGAAAGTTCTCGACGACCACATCGGCCCGGTCCAGGAGTCGTTCGAGCAATTCCCTGTCGCGCGGCGACTTGATATCGAGAGCGATGCTCTCCTTGCCTCGGTTGAAGCACATGAAATAGGCTGAATCACCGTCGACGAACGGGCCGAACGCCCGCGTGTCGTCGCCGCTGCCAAGCTTCTCGATCTTGATTACACGCGCACCGAGGTCGGCCAACACCATCGTGCAATACGGTCCGGCCAATACCCGTGAGAAATCGAGGACCGTAATGCCTTCGAGCGGTCCCTTTTTCAGAGCCTGAATGCCCTGCATGATAACTCCTCCCAAGGTGCCGGTCGATTTCGGTGAAACTCGATACTTCAACCCGAATTCTCGGTTGGTGAAGTACCGGTTCGATTGAAAGACCTGAGTCCGCGAAACTGGCCGATCCGGTGGCAAGCGACTTGTTGCAACCGGCGCTCGACCATGAATGGACAGCCAGAGGGGGCATTCGGGTCGCATTAGGTCGTACGACGACCTTATCGACCCGAAGTATACCGCGGCAGGAGCCGCGCCTCCCGGCCGCCGCTCCTTCTGGTCAATGACCGGCGCTCTGACCACCGTCGACGTGCAGGATCTCGCCGGTGACGAAGGGAGCGTTTTCCAGAAACATGATCGCGTCGACGATGTCTTGAATTTCTCCCATTCGTCCGACTGGATGCAGCTTCGCTTTGAAATCATGTGTTTCCGGAGCGTGCATCGGCGTCTTCATAACGCCGGGAGCAACGGCGTTAACACGAACTCCCTTTTTTGCGTACTCAATCGCCAGGGATTTCGTGGCCGCGTTCAGCCCACCTTTGGTCATCGAGGCAAGGACGGACGGAACGCTGCTGTTGGCGTGATCGATAAGGCTGGTCGTAATCTGCACGATGTGACCCGACCCCTGCTTTAGCATTTCGACCGCGACGCGTTTGGTAACCCGGAAGAAGCCGCCCAGATTGATCGCCATGACCGAAGCGTAGTCATCCTCGGTGTAATCAACCAGGGGCTTCGCGATGAAGATACCGGCGTTGTTGATCAGGGTATCGATGCGTCCAAAGCGTGCCATGCCCTCCCGAACGATCCGGTCGGCTGTCTTCGGATCGGCCACGTCTCCGGCGATGGTCAGGACGTCCGAATCCTTGCTAGGCTTGATGGACCGGGAATTGGCGATCACCCGGTAGTTGCGATCGCGATAGGCCTTCACAAGCCCTGCACCGAAGCCCTGTGATGCACCGGTGATGACGGCGACTTTCTGCTCTGTTCCCATGGAATTTCTCATTGATCAGCGGACGACATGATTGACTTCCGCGAGACGGCCCACGTCTGGTGGATCACATTTAGCACCATCCGCGCCCAGTCGAACGGCCGTTGGCCGGCAGCTTCTGTTTCTGAAATCGGAACAGTGCACGGTCGCGCAACGGAAGACGTCAATTGCAGTCAGCTCGTGAATTCTCGACGCGCCGAGCGTACGCTCGCCACGATGTGCGCATGCACCTCCGACACCCTGCGCGTATGATGGGTGTCGGGATGCGAAATCAGCCAGTAGTTTCGCACGAAGCGGATCTCAGGCAGCAACCGCTTAAGATCCGGAAATCGTCGCGCGGCGTAATCGTGCAATATTCCCACGCCGTGGCCACCCCTCACCGCCTCCATCTGTGCCACCACGCTTCCGCACTCGTAGTGCCGGTTCATGAATTTTCCGAGTGCGGACGCGTAGTCGAGCGCCCGGCTGTAAACGTAATCCTCGACATGCGTGACGAAGAGATGGCCGGCGAGATCGGCCTGTTTCCTGATGGGTCCCAGGCGCTTCAGATAGCTTTCAGCGCCATAGACGCTGAGCGTGTAGTCGGTAAGTTTTTTGACAATAAGCCGGCCCTGCTTTGGACGGTCCAGCGTGATCGCGATGTCCGCCTCCCGTCTCGACAGCGAGAATGTCCGCGGCAGGGGAACGAGTTGAATGAGCAAGTCGGGGTGCCGCGCGGCAAGCGCGCCGAGCTGGCTGGCAAGAAAGTAGTTCCCCAGCCCATCGGGAGCGCCGACGCGAACCGTGCCTGAGATTGCCTCAGACGATCTGCCAAGGTGAGCGCCGACCTGAAGGAATTCCGATTCAGCCCGCTCGGCTGCAGCAACGAGGGCCTCGCCTGCACTTGTCAGGACGCAGCCCGTCGTACGTCGTTCGACCAACTGGGTTTTCAATTCCTGCTCGAGGGCGGTGAGCTGCCGCGCCACGGTCGCGTGATTCACGCCCAAACGCCTGGCAGCACCGAGAATTTGGCCGGTGCGGGCGACCTCCAGGAATATGCGGATACGATCCCAATCCATCGACTTCAATTTCTGCACCACAAGTCTGCGATAGCTCTCGCTGCTGTGCAGACGTTAACATTTCACGGCGGACTTGCGGAAACAAGGAAGTCGTTGTGCTCCCGCAAGTCAATCATTGCATCAATGGCACGCAAGTCTCCGGCCGCAACGAGCAGACGTCGCCCGTCTTCAATCCCGCGACAGGTACCTGAAATCGGCAATGGGGCGTGCCCCAAAGCCGACATGCGCGCTTCGAGGTGACCGCCGGTCAATTCGCCTGTTTTGCGGCATCCTCGATCACTCGAGCGACCGCGGCCGGCTGAGAGACAAAGACAGCGTGGCTTGCGGCCAATTCGGTAACCTTGGCGCCCGAGCGTTGATACATCCAACGCTGAAGCTCAGGGCTTATGACACGATCCTTGGTGGTCAGGATGGCAAAGCTGGGCTTGTTGTGCCATGCCGCCTCGGAGAGCGGCGCGCCCATGGCCTTTTCGGCAAGTTGCTGCTGCGAGTCCGACATGAACTTGGCTTGCGCCTCCGGAACATCAGCGGCATAGGTTGCCCGGAACTTGTCCGCAGGGATGAAGAAATATTTATCCAGCGAGGTCTTGGTAGTAGCCGCCCGCATGGCGTCGTTCGGCGCGGCGAACTTCCCCATCAGCTGGCCGCTGGCCTCACCCTTATCGGGCTGCAGAGCAGCCACATAAACGAGCGCGCTGACCTTGGGGTCATTGCCCGCTTCCGTGATCACCGAGCCGCCATAGCTGTGACCGACCAGCACGACGGGGCCTGTCTGCGCATCGATGACGCGCTTGGTGGCGTCGACGTCTTCGGCGAGGCCGGTGAGCGGCTCCTGAACGATCGTCACATGGAAGCCGTCCTTGTTCAGAATGTCATAGATAGCGTGCCAGCCCGAGCCATCGGCCAGTGCGCCATGGACAATGACAATGTCCTTTGCTTTCGTCTGAGCGTGAGCCACCGTGCCACTCATGGCAAGCATGAGCGCGATTGCGGAAGTTTTTCCGAGAATAGACATTAGATGATTCTCCAGGGGGTTATTTTGCCCGTTGCTGTGCACAACCATCCGGTGGTGGGCGATATTCACCGGTGATGGCTATCTTGATTGGCGCAGGTTGAATCTGCGCCCGGCGAGCCGGGCGCAAGACATCAGGCCAGCTTATTTTTCATTCCGAGAATATCGAGAAACTCGACTGACGGCGGCTTTGCCAACATCTCTTCGACCCGCGACATCAGCGACTTGGCCATGTTGCCAGCAAGATGCGCCTGCCGATCCTCTTCGCTCGTAAAGGCGTCGAAGATACCGAACGTCGTCGGCGAAAGCTTGAGGGCGAACCAGATCGGCGTGCCCGCCTCCTGATTTGTCATTTCAACACCGGCAGCAAGAAAGTCCGCCACCGCCTGCTCTTTGCCCAGCTTGGCTTCCAGCCGAACCAATAGCCCGCACTTGATCGTCATTTTTCTTCTCCACTCAATGATTACTAAGGGCTCCAAAGTCGGCGGAAACCTATAAGAGACACCGCTTTGGAGCTATTGGCAGGATTGCCAATTTTGATACCTATCCAGCCATGGCAACTCCTATTTTCGGCAGATTCATCGGGAATCTGAATCCGCTTAGCAGAGCCGAAGCCCTGATCGCGGTGTTGGCAAACATGTCAATTCTGATACCATTCTTGCCATGCGTATCCACATCCTTGCTCTCAATGGCGTGTTCGACACCGGCCTGGCCGCGGTGCTCGACGCCTTCAGCACCGCCAACGCGTTGGCAGAAATGAGCGGCACGTCCTCGCTGCCCTTCCAGACGAAGCTGGTGGGTCTGCGAAAGACCGTCACAACCGCGCAGGGCCTGAGCGTGCCGGTAACTTCGGCAACGCGCGCGCAGACACCGGATGCGGTGGTGATGCCTGCCATCAACCGTATCATGCCGGAGCCGCTGGTACAGGCGCTCGCCAGCGGTGAGGTACGCGCAGCCGGCGCGGTGCTGCGCAAATGGTCGGGACGCGGCGCGCTGACCGCGGCCGCCTGCGTTGGCACGTTCGTGCTGGCGGAAGCGGCCCTGCTCGACGGCGAAGAGGCCACCACCACCTGGTGGCTGGCACCTCTGTTCCGGCAACGCTATCCGCGTGTGCGGCTGGACGAGTCGCGAATCATCGTGCAGTCCAACTCGGTGGTCACCGCCGGCGCGGCGCTTAGCCATCTGGACTTGGCGCTGACCCTGATCCGGCGCGCCAGCCCCGAACTGGCCAGCCTCACGGCAAAGTATTTGGTGGCCGACGCGCGCACCTCGCAGACGGCTTATGCGATCCCCGGCCACCTGGTCCATGCCGATCCGCTGGTGGACAAGTTCGAGCGCTGGGCGCGGCAACGTCTGACCGAAGGCTTCTCGCTTGATCAGGCTGCGGCGGAGCTTGCCACCAGCAAGCGCACGCTGGCGCGCCGGATGCAGAGCGTGCTGGGCAAATCGCCGCTCGAATACCTCCAGGATCTGCGGATCGAGCGCGCCGTGTACCTGCTCAAGACGAGCCAAGCCGGCGTCGATCAGATCGCCGCCGAAGTCGGTTATGCCGAAGGCGTAACGCTGCGAGCGCTGCTGCGCCGTAGGCTCGGCCGCGGCGTGCGCGAAATCCGCCGCAGCCACTGAGGCCGGCGCCCAGCTGTCCCATCACATTCTCCGGCAGCAGATACCTAATCTCAGGTAAACTGGGGTGCTGTCGCTTGGTAGCTCGGCATTGCCTGTACCTGCTCCCACCATCTGGCAAAACCATCCACCGCGAAGACCTCGTTGGCATCTGGGGTAAGTGAAACGAGGAAGCAGATCGGGGCGAGGTAGAAATCACCGAGGGAGGGATGTTCGCCCGCGACAAAGGCACTGCAGCCGCGAAGTTTCATAAGCTCCTGCAGCACACGACGGCTGCCAGCGATCGCACGCTTTCTCGCTTCTTCATCCGCTCCACCGATGAAGTCGGGGAATAGGTGATATCCGGCGACTCCAATCAAAGCGCCATAACCGTAGGAATCAACGATGCTCATCGCCATGCGCATACGCGCACGGTCCTTTGAACTATCCGGTGTGAACGATGGGCCCGGCAGCACCTCGTCCAGGTATGGAGCGATAGCGCCCGCTTCGATGATGCGGAACCCATCGTGGTCGAGCACCGGCACCTTACCGAACGGATGGCGGGCAATGTGATCGGGCTGGCGCGGCTCGCCCTTGAGCACGTTCACCGGCACCTGTTCGTAATGCGCGCCCTTCTCGGCGAGCAGCATCCGGACTGTCCGGACATATGTACTGCCATCGAAACCGTAGAGGACGATCCCCATCATTTTATTCCCTTTTGCTTGGATTTCGCACGACCGAAGATAGCCTCTCTCGAGACCCGTCATTTGCGGGCTGTCTAGACCCTCTGGACCGCCTGATAAATGTTCGTCGCGCAGTAATCAGTGTTCCACAATGCGAAACAGTGAATGAACCTCACTGGCGCGATTAACGTCATTGCGCTGACGATTCACGAGAATGAAAACCCACTTACGTTGAAAGATTGCAAATGTGCCTGCCGGCAGCCAACACCGGACGTCCTCACAACGACGCGAACGACCCGAACAGAACTCGCATGGCAATTTGGGCGGTGTTACCATGCAGCCGATAGAAGCACGCCCAGCGGGGACGGCCATCCAATGAACTATTCAGAATTGCCACTGACGCGTTACGCGATGAGCGGTGACGTAAGCGTCGCTTATCAGATCATGGGAGAGGGCCCCGTCAATATCATTGCCATCCCCGGAGCCGTTTCGCACGTCGAGTTCCTGCATGAAATGCCCGGGTATACGGCGTTCTTGCGATGTCTTTCAAAATTCGCCCGCGTCATCACCTTTGACAAGCGTGGCCAGGGACTGTCGGACACGATATCAGGCGCCCCCACGCTCGAAGAGCGCATGGATGACGTTCGAGCTGTTCTGGACGCCGTTGGCGCGCAGCGTGCAGCCCTGCTCGGATTTTCCGAGGGTTGCGCAATGAGCGCAATGTTTGCCGCGTCCTATCCGGAGCGCGTTTCACACCTCGTCCTGTTTGGAGGGTTTATCCGCTATGCTGAGCTTTTCCCGGCCGCTGACCCGCAAGTGGTCGCTCATGAGCAAATGAAATATTGGGGGACTGGCGCCCTGATGAAAGGTGTAATGGCCAGCAGGGCCTCCGATCCTAACGCGGTTGCGAAGTTTGCCAAACTTGAACGCCTGTCGGCCAGCCCCGGTGCAATGAAGGCCGCCCAGTTATTGAACTTCCAGATCGACGTCGGTGATATCCTCCCAACCGTGCGCATCCCGACACTCGTGCT is a window encoding:
- a CDS encoding LysR family transcriptional regulator — protein: MDWDRIRIFLEVARTGQILGAARRLGVNHATVARQLTALEQELKTQLVERRTTGCVLTSAGEALVAAAERAESEFLQVGAHLGRSSEAISGTVRVGAPDGLGNYFLASQLGALAARHPDLLIQLVPLPRTFSLSRREADIAITLDRPKQGRLIVKKLTDYTLSVYGAESYLKRLGPIRKQADLAGHLFVTHVEDYVYSRALDYASALGKFMNRHYECGSVVAQMEAVRGGHGVGILHDYAARRFPDLKRLLPEIRFVRNYWLISHPDTHHTRRVSEVHAHIVASVRSARREFTS
- a CDS encoding GlxA family transcriptional regulator; the encoded protein is MRIHILALNGVFDTGLAAVLDAFSTANALAEMSGTSSLPFQTKLVGLRKTVTTAQGLSVPVTSATRAQTPDAVVMPAINRIMPEPLVQALASGEVRAAGAVLRKWSGRGALTAAACVGTFVLAEAALLDGEEATTTWWLAPLFRQRYPRVRLDESRIIVQSNSVVTAGAALSHLDLALTLIRRASPELASLTAKYLVADARTSQTAYAIPGHLVHADPLVDKFERWARQRLTEGFSLDQAAAELATSKRTLARRMQSVLGKSPLEYLQDLRIERAVYLLKTSQAGVDQIAAEVGYAEGVTLRALLRRRLGRGVREIRRSH
- a CDS encoding alpha/beta fold hydrolase, translated to MSILGKTSAIALMLAMSGTVAHAQTKAKDIVIVHGALADGSGWHAIYDILNKDGFHVTIVQEPLTGLAEDVDATKRVIDAQTGPVVLVGHSYGGSVITEAGNDPKVSALVYVAALQPDKGEASGQLMGKFAAPNDAMRAATTKTSLDKYFFIPADKFRATYAADVPEAQAKFMSDSQQQLAEKAMGAPLSEAAWHNKPSFAILTTKDRVISPELQRWMYQRSGAKVTELAASHAVFVSQPAAVARVIEDAAKQAN
- a CDS encoding glutathione S-transferase family protein — encoded protein: MMGIVLYGFDGSTYVRTVRMLLAEKGAHYEQVPVNVLKGEPRQPDHIARHPFGKVPVLDHDGFRIIEAGAIAPYLDEVLPGPSFTPDSSKDRARMRMAMSIVDSYGYGALIGVAGYHLFPDFIGGADEEARKRAIAGSRRVLQELMKLRGCSAFVAGEHPSLGDFYLAPICFLVSLTPDANEVFAVDGFARWWEQVQAMPSYQATAPQFT
- a CDS encoding enoyl-CoA hydratase, coding for MSNTVATIRKDSPSPSEQPEAAPANTSLRTIIVERRDRVGLITLNRPKSLNALNGQLAIETLAALKTFDADDQVGAIVITGSARAFAAGADVAEMAEKPFTDFYMNDFLGPWDEVKSIYKPIIAAVGGFALGGGCELAMLCDFIIASEDAQFGQPEVKLGILPGIGGSQRLTRAIGKSLAMDLILTGRTIGAVEAKAVGLVARVVPSTDLLQIALEAAHTIAGYNAPAVRMAKEAVNRAFEGPLSEGLRHERLLFQAAFATEGQKEGMNAFVNKRAPVFRHR
- a CDS encoding CaiB/BaiF CoA-transferase family protein gives rise to the protein MQGIQALKKGPLEGITVLDFSRVLAGPYCTMVLADLGARVIKIEKLGSGDDTRAFGPFVDGDSAYFMCFNRGKESIALDIKSPRDRELLERLLDRADVVVENFRPGVMDRLGYGAERLAKTHPHIVYASISGFGHTGPFSDLPGYDMVVQAMGGVMSLTGWPDGPPSRVGTSFGDLGAALFATIGIVSALYKRVQNAQGTRVDIGMLDCQAALMETALARYDVEGKIPGRTGDSHPSLAPFESFAAMDGRVIIAAGNDTLFMLMADALGSPELALDPRFMSNDLRCSNRPAMVTAIEAITKREPVECWIAKLNEAGVPCSPINTIDKLFDHPQLKARNMIVKVKGEGPRHIRTAGNPIRLSGYAENDVETPAVSPALNQHREAILNELMAAHGAYSNAAPDDVLLTEIDASGSLPRAAE
- a CDS encoding SDR family NAD(P)-dependent oxidoreductase, which produces MGTEQKVAVITGASQGFGAGLVKAYRDRNYRVIANSRSIKPSKDSDVLTIAGDVADPKTADRIVREGMARFGRIDTLINNAGIFIAKPLVDYTEDDYASVMAINLGGFFRVTKRVAVEMLKQGSGHIVQITTSLIDHANSSVPSVLASMTKGGLNAATKSLAIEYAKKGVRVNAVAPGVMKTPMHAPETHDFKAKLHPVGRMGEIQDIVDAIMFLENAPFVTGEILHVDGGQSAGH
- a CDS encoding putative quinol monooxygenase, with the translated sequence MTIKCGLLVRLEAKLGKEQAVADFLAAGVEMTNQEAGTPIWFALKLSPTTFGIFDAFTSEEDRQAHLAGNMAKSLMSRVEEMLAKPPSVEFLDILGMKNKLA